CGATGCGGCCGGGCTTGGCCTTGGTGGCGCCGATGTACCAGGTGAAGCCTAGCCACGCCACACGGGTCTCGAACTTATTGTAGAGCGCGGTTTGCAGCTCGGGGGTGGCGATTTCGGTGCGGCGCACCTGGGTATTGAGCAAGTCAGAAACCCGCAGCGTGAGGGCGGCGCGCTCGCTGAACAGGCGCTGGCGCAGGGCCAGGTCGAGGCCGCCGGTGGCCAGCTGCCGGCCCTGGGCCGTGAGCACCGTCGAGCGGATGTTGCCGGTCAGCTGTACGTCGAGGCCCGGGCGGGGCGTAAAGTTGTTGGCTAGCCGGGCGGTGCCGGCCAGAGCGGCGCGGTTGGCGGTGTTGAGGGCGTTGGCGGCAATCTGGGCGTAATAGACTGAGCCGGTAGCCGACACGCGCCACCACTTGGCCAGGGGCTGGGCCCAGGTGGTTTCGAGGCCGAAGCTGTTGGTGGTGCCCACGTTGCCATAGGTTTCGCGGGTCACCACGCCCACGTTGTTGGTGCGGGTGGCGGCGCTGTCGATGGTGCGGATGCGCTGGATGGCATTCTGGGTGAAGCGGGCGAAGACCGTGTTCGTAATGCTGGCCCCGTTGGCCAGGTTCAGCTGGTGGCCTGCTTCGAAGTTGTGGCTGAACTCGGGGAGCAGGCCAGCGTTGCCCTGGCGGTAGTTGCGCGGGTCCTGGTAGAGCTGGATGGGCAGCTGCTGCATAAAGTCGGGCCGGTTCAGGCGCCGGGCGTAGCTGAATTGCAGGCGGCTCTGGCCGGCCTCCTTGCCCAGCTCGCGGGCCACCGTAGCTGAGGGAAAGAGGCTGACATACTGGCGGTTTACCGCCGTCGTGTTGTTGGCCACGCCGCCGTTTAGAAAGGTGCCCTCGCTGCGCAGGCCGCCCTGGGCGCTCCAGCCGTGGGCCAGTTGCTGCGAGTAGGTAGCGTAGGCCGCCGGCATCACCTGCGTAAAATTGTAGGCAAACGAGTTGGCAGGGTCGAGCTGAAACTCGGCGCCAGGGTCAACCGAAGTCGGCTTCAGCATGGCCGTGCTGCCGGTGTTGTGCAGCACCTGGTTTTTCAGGCCCGCTTCCAGCTTGCCCTTGCCATCGGCGCTGGGCAGCGTGTAGTCTACCTGGCCAAAGTAAATCTGGGCATTTACCTGCTGCGCCTGCCTGAAGCCGGCGGGCTGGGCGCTGCCGGTTATCAGCTGGCTCACCGGAATGTTGGCGTCGATTTTTACCATGCCCGCGTTGGCGGTCAGCTCGCGGCCTTTGTGGGCTTCCCAGGTGTGGCGGTAGTCGGCCGATGATTCCAGTACGGTCACCTTCACGTCCGCGGTTTGCTGGCCGTACTGCGTCGTCACGGTGGGCGAGCCCAGCGTTTGCTGGGTCAGGGTCTGGTTTTCGACCTCGCTCTGATGCTCCCAGTGGGGCTGCACGCTTACGCTCAGGGTTTGCTCCTTGGTCAGGTCGTAGTCCAGGCCCAGGTTCAGGCTGTGGTTGCGATTGTGTTGGGTGCCGGTGCCGTCCTGGGTGGTGTAGAGGCTGCTGGTAGTGGTGCCATCGGTGAGCAGGGCGGTTTGCTGGCTGTTCGAGCGGGTGCGGTAAAGCTGGTCGCGGCCGTCGTAGCCCAGGTTCCAGGTGGCCTTGCCGTGGTGCCGGCTCAAGCTCAGGCTGGGCGAGTATTTGTCGCCATTGCCCACCACCAGGGCGGCCTGGCCGTTCCAGCCTTCTTTCTTATTCTTTTTGGTAATGATATTGATGACGCCCGCGCCGCTGGCATCGTACTTGGCCGAGGGGTTGGTCATTACCTCCACCTGCGCAATCTGCGAAGCCGGAATCTGGTCGAGGCGCGGGCCGGGGCCGCCGTTGCTGGTACCGGCCGGCTTGCCATCAATCAGAATGGTGAGGTTGCTGGAGCCGCGCAGGCTCACCGTGCCGGTGGCATCCACCGCCACGGCGGGCACGTTTTCGAGCACGTTTACGGCAGTGCCGCCCACGCTGCTCAGGTCTTTCTCCACGTTGATGACCGTTTTGCCCAGCTCCTGCTGCACAACTGCTTTCTCGCCCGTCACCTTCACCTCCGCCAGCTGGTGCGTGGCCGCGCTCAGCCTGAGCAAGCCCAGGGCTACGCTGGTTTGGCCGGGAGCCACCCGCACGGCCTGGGCCAGACTCTGGTAGCCCAGCGCCAATACCCGCAGGCGGTAGGCGCCGGCCGGCACCTTGGGCAGCTCAAAG
The sequence above is drawn from the Hymenobacter baengnokdamensis genome and encodes:
- a CDS encoding outer membrane beta-barrel family protein; translation: MYYSLKINTLLPVASFALLLTLPAGLHAQVAPAATRATITGTAVDGGAKAEPLPFATVLLRHAEAADTSLVASGQTTLEGTFELPKVPAGAYRLRVLALGYQSLAQAVRVAPGQTSVALGLLRLSAATHQLAEVKVTGEKAVVQQELGKTVINVEKDLSSVGGTAVNVLENVPAVAVDATGTVSLRGSSNLTILIDGKPAGTSNGGPGPRLDQIPASQIAQVEVMTNPSAKYDASGAGVINIITKKNKKEGWNGQAALVVGNGDKYSPSLSLSRHHGKATWNLGYDGRDQLYRTRSNSQQTALLTDGTTTSSLYTTQDGTGTQHNRNHSLNLGLDYDLTKEQTLSVSVQPHWEHQSEVENQTLTQQTLGSPTVTTQYGQQTADVKVTVLESSADYRHTWEAHKGRELTANAGMVKIDANIPVSQLITGSAQPAGFRQAQQVNAQIYFGQVDYTLPSADGKGKLEAGLKNQVLHNTGSTAMLKPTSVDPGAEFQLDPANSFAYNFTQVMPAAYATYSQQLAHGWSAQGGLRSEGTFLNGGVANNTTAVNRQYVSLFPSATVARELGKEAGQSRLQFSYARRLNRPDFMQQLPIQLYQDPRNYRQGNAGLLPEFSHNFEAGHQLNLANGASITNTVFARFTQNAIQRIRTIDSAATRTNNVGVVTRETYGNVGTTNSFGLETTWAQPLAKWWRVSATGSVYYAQIAANALNTANRAALAGTARLANNFTPRPGLDVQLTGNIRSTVLTAQGRQLATGGLDLALRQRLFSERAALTLRVSDLLNTQVRRTEIATPELQTALYNKFETRVAWLGFTWYIGATKAKPGRIDAAPSSSGGFGG